In Oxyura jamaicensis isolate SHBP4307 breed ruddy duck chromosome 33, BPBGC_Ojam_1.0, whole genome shotgun sequence, the following are encoded in one genomic region:
- the TMEM106C gene encoding transmembrane protein 106C produces the protein MGAALSPSAGSAAPQQQRKAGGDDDDDLLGSGDRKEDIAKFPYVEFTGQDSITCPTCQGTGCIPTEQVNELVALIPYSDQRLRPQRTKLYVLLSVLLCLLISGLVVFFLFPHSVLVDDGGIQVVQVWFDKKNSVVVLAITATLRIRNSNFYSVTVTSLTSQVQYMNTVVGSQQIANVSSIQPLSDKLVNFTVKAEMGGPFSYVYFFCTFPKVKVHNIVIFMRTSVKLSYIGHVTQSALETYHYVDCSTNSTAAPDPLPLPAPSTRSAAKAKSEP, from the exons ATGGGGGCCGCGCTCTCCCCCTCcgctggcagcgctgccccccagcagcagaggaaggctggCGGTGACGATGACGACGACTTACTCGGCAGCGGGGACCGCAAGGAAGACATCGCCAAGTTCCCCTACGTGGAATTCACGGGGCAGGACAGCATCACCTGCCCCACCTGCCAAGGCACCGGCTGCATCCCCACGG AACAGGTGAATGAGCTGGTGGCTCTCATACCCTACAGCGACCAGCGGCTACGCCCGCAGAGAAC GAAGCTCTACGTCCTGCTGtcggtgctgctctgcctcctgatATCAGGACTGGTCGTTTTCTTCCTGTTCCCCCACTCCGTCCTGGTGGATGACGGTGGCATCCAAGTGGTTCAAGTCTGGTTCGACAAGAAGAACTCCGTTGTCGTTCTTGCCATCACG GCCACCTTACGGATCAGGAACTCCAACTTCTACTCGGTGACGGTGACCAGCCTGACCAGCCAGGTGCAGTACATGAACACCGTGGTGGGGAGCCAGCAGATCGCCAACGTCTCCAGCATCCAGCCCCTGAGCGACAAACTG GTGAATTTCACGGTGAAGGCGGAGATGGGCGGACCTTTCTCTTACGTGTA TTTCTTCTGCACGTTTCCCAAGGTGAAGGTGCATAACATAGTCATCTTCATGAG GACATCGGTGAAGCTCTCGTACATCGGGCACGTGACGCAGAGCGCTTTGGAAACCTACCACTACGTCGACTGCAGCACCAACTCCACGGCCGCCCCGGATCCgctgcctctgccagcccccTCGACGCGAAGCGCGGCCAAAGCCAAGAGCGAGCCCTGA